ACCAGTTGTACCACCATTTTGAGTGGCAAAACCCGTAGCCGCAGAAGCGGAACCACAAGCAAAAACGAGTCCGATCGCGCCAGCAAGCGCGCCTAGAGTTTTTTTCATTGTGACGACCTTAAAATTATTAATTATTTGTTTAATCAGTCACAACAAGTGCTGTAAGCACAGACTGATTGAGGTCAGCAGAGTAAAACCTGTGGTTTTACCTACTTTTTAAAGAGGCAACCTTCCTATTCCGAACCAATGTAGAAATGCCAGCGGCTATTATTTTTGACTAGATTAAGCTGACAGATTCGTCCGGATACCACAATTGGTATTCCCTTTGGTTAGGCCAGTTTATCCAATAAAAGTAAGTTGTAAAGCCAATTTGAGCAATATAGAGCCAAACCACCGATAATCACTTATAAGAATGCGTCTAAACGAGAACTTTAGCGATAAAAAACCGGACTTTTGACTTATTTTTAAACCCAAGAATTATTAATACGCTGGCTCGTAATTCCAACAAAATATCATGGTCATACCAATACAGCCATTCGATAGGCCGAAAGACTGACTAATTGGTAAGCCCAAAAACGAATTAGGTAATCATTAGCATGAGGAAACGCCCCTTAAGACGGGGCTAAAGGGAAAAACAGCTAGAGAAAACAGCTTAGAACGTAAATAGTATTAGAAAAAATACGCTATCTAAAATACTTGCGCACAGTTGCCAGTGCACCCAACTCGCACAAACGCTCAAGCCAGTGGGTTACGCCCTTTATAAAGATCGTATTACCTGGCAAGTCTTGACCAAACACCTGCGGTATACCAACAATTGATTTCACCAAAGCGGCAGGGTTACCAATGTTTGCCTCACACAACTTGCGCAACTTCGATGCAAGGGGGTCACGCACATCAATGGCTGCGCCCTGTTCGTCTACGCCACTGACGTAACGTATCCAAGCGGCAACACCGAGACAGATCACATCAATATTTCCATCACCCCTAAGTTGATCACGCAGAGTATCCAACCAGCGTTGAGGCACTTTTTGTGATCCATCCATTGCGATCTGCCAAGTGCGGTGCTTCAAACCCCGATTAGCGAAACGGTCTCGCAACTGCCGCTTGTATTCAGCAATATCAAAATCGGCTGGTGGCGCAATGGTTTGCCCCGCTTCACGGTCCATAAAAATTTCACACAGCTTCACAAAAGCCGGCTCTGCCATAACATCGCTAACCGTTTCACAGCCGGCCAAATACCCTAGGTACGCGAGAAGCGAGTGACTACCATTTAGTAAGCGGAGCTTCATGTGTTCAAAGACTTCTACGTCTTCAACCATTAACGCACCCACCTTTTCCCAAAGCGGACGACCGTTACAAAAGTTGTCTTCAATCACCCATTGAATAAAAGGCTCAGTTGTTACCATGCCTTCGTCGCGCATACCTAAATGCTCTTCAAGCGCGTTGAGATCTTCTTCGGTTGTAGCAGGCACAATGCGATCGACCATCGTGCATGGAAAGGTAGTGTTCGCCTTAATCCAAGCCTCCAAGTTTTTGTCGTGCAGCCCGGCAAAATGCAGAATGACTTTTTCTAATACCTTACCGTTATTGGGCAAGTTGTCGCAGCTGAGTAACGTTGGGCTTTTAACCCCATTCTCCATGCGCTTTTTGAGAGCGGCCACAATATAGCCAGGCGTGGATTTGGGGCTATCGATATTTTTAAGGTCGTGCTGAATATGCGGGTGACGGACATTAAGGCAACCTGTAGCCGGGTCGTGACAATACCCCTTCTCAGTTACCGTCATGGAGATGATTTTGATTTTATCGTCTGCCAGCATCTCCACCACATGAGCCGGATATTCCGGCCCAACGCACTCACTAACAACTGAACCGACAATTTGAATGTGTTTTTCATCATTATCGCGAACCACAACGGAATACAAACCGTTTTGCGGGTCGAGCTGATCTCGCACTCTACCGGAACGTAAATCGCCGCCAATTATGCCCCAGTCACCACCAAACTGTTCCAACACCCGATCGGTGAATACCGCTTGGTGAGCGCGATGAAAGGCACCTATTCCAATATGAATAATGCCAGGCTTAACTTGCAGAAAATCGTACCCCGGCTTTTGTACATCAGCCGGGACGCTATCGAGGGTATATTGATTCAGTCGTGTCATAGGTTACATCTAACTACAGTAGTTTACAGCTTGCGGGCTTTCGTCGGCAGATTGTACGTTAGGCATTTGGCGACTTCCAGTGCTTCGCCTTTTGGCAAACGGTACTCCGCTACTAACTGACCTAGGAAAGTACGAGTGTCATCATTGAAACCAGGGGCGTTGTAGGATCCGCCAGTTTCTGTCACTTGCTCACGGAAACGACGAATACCTTCAGGGCGGTCGTGAAACCACCCGCTATCGACTATTTTATTATCAGCTCACCGCTGGTTAACAACAACTACGAACACCGCATTCCCGATTACAGCAACTATATTAAAACCCATGCCGGCGTTTGATCTGCATTATCTGAGGGTAAGTTTGACCTGTATTATCTGAAGATAAAACTGTCTATAATTTCCAGCCAGTATTTTTTACCTCGGTAGCAACCCTCCAGCCATTCACACAGAGGACGAATAAATGAGCTTTATTCACGACGATTTTTTGCTTGATACACCTCAGGCGAAAACTTTGTATCACGATTACGCGGCTGACATGCCCATTATCGATTACCACTGTCACTTACCCCCCGCCCAAGTGGGTGAAAACACGCAGTTTTCCAACCTCTATGCGATTTGGCTGGCAGGCGATCACTACAAGTGGCGTGCCATGCGTTCTAACGGTGTGAGCGAACATTACTGCACCGGTGGCGCCAGTGACTGGGAAAAATTCCAAAAATGGAGTGAAACGGTTCCCCACACCTTACGCAACCCCCTATACCACTGGACTCACTTAGAGTTACGTAAACCTTTTGGTATTACCGACCGCTTGCTTAACGGCTCGAACGCCAAGCAAACCTGGGATGAGTGTAACGAAATGCTGGCCCAACCTGAATTTAGCGCCCGCGGCATCATGCAAAAAGCCAATGTAAAATTGGTGTGTACTACCGACGACCCCATTGACGACTTGGCCCACCATAAGTCTGTCGCCGCCGATGCTAGTTTTAACACTGCCATGTTACCCACCTGGCGGCCAGACCGCGCTATGGCCGTTGAAGACGCCGCAGAGTACAACAATTATATCGACCGTTTAGGTGAAGTGGCCGACGTCACTATTAGTAGTTTTGATGACTTAATCACCGCTTTACGTGTTCGCCACGACTACTTCCAAGAAGCCGGTTGTCGTTTATCTGACCATGGTTTAGAGACCGTTTTCGCGGAAGACTATACCGAAGCCGAAATCAAAGCGATTTTTACTAAAGTGCGCGGTGGCAACGAACTGAGCCAAGACGAAATAAAACAATTTCAGTCGTGTATGTTGGTTGAATTTGCATTGTTAGATCACGAAAAAGGCTGGGTACAGCAGTTCCACATTGGCGCTATTCGCAACAACAACCCTCGCCTGTTCCGCTCGCTCGGCCCAGACACCGGTTTTGACTCCATAGGTGACCATTGTTACGCCAAATCTTTGTCAAAATTCCTTGGCCGTTTAGATGATGAAAACAAACTGGCTAAAACCATTTTGTATAACCTAAACCCACGTGATAACGAAGTTATCGGCACTATGATTGGTAACTTCCAGGACGGCTCTGCCGCTGGCAAGATCCAATTTGGTTCTGGCTGGTGGTTCTTGGATCAAATGGAAGGCATGACCCGTCAAATTGAAGCTTTGAGCCAACTCGGTTTGTTAAGCCGTTTTGTAGGTATGTTAACCGATAGCCGCAGCTTCTTAAGTTACTCACGCCACGAGTACTTCCGTCGCTTGCTGTGCCGTATTTTAGGCCGCGATATGGTTAACGGTTTTGTGCCAGACGATACCGCTATGGTTGGCGCAATGGTGAAGGACATTAGCTTTAATAACGCCAATGAATACTTCCCGTTTGAAGTGCCTAAATAACGGCCAAATTTAAAACGGCTCGCAAGGGTTGTTTAACTTTTAAAATGCTCGCTTCGGCGGGCATTTTTTTTGCCTTCGATTTTTCTCCTAATGAAAAAACCAACCCTTCAATTGGCACTAGGCGAGTGAAGCATCCAGACCTTCGCGGCATACTGTCCATCCTTGGACATAAAAAAGCCCGAGATTTCTCCCGGGCTTTTTACAAATCATTTTACGTCCGCTTAGGGACTATTAACGGTCTACGCGAGCACCGCCACCGCCAACGATTTTTTCAACTTCTTTCAGGCTAGCTGTGGTGGTATCACCAGCAGTGGTCATCGCCAACGCACCATGAGCCGCGCCGTAGTTAACCGCTTTATCAGCGTCGCCGAATTCCATCCAACCGTAAATCAAGCCAGAAGCGAAGCTGTCTCCACCGCCAACGCGGTCCATGATTTCCAGATTTGGGCGATGCTGAGCTTCGAAAAACTCACCGCCAGCCCAAGAGATAGCACCCCAGTCATTAACGGTAGCCGTCTTAACGCCACGTAGAGTGGTTGCAGTCACTTTAAAGTTCGGGAATTCAGAGGTGGCTTTGTCGATCATGGACTTGAACTTGTCGATTTCCAAGTTAGTCAGATTGTCATCAACACCTTCAACGTGGAAACCTAAGCAAGCCGTAAAGTCTTCTTCGTTACCAATCATGACATCAACGTATTGAGCCAAACGACGGTTAACTTCCTGTGCTTTCTTCTCACCACCGATAGACTTCCACAGCGATGGACGATAGTTCAGGTCGTAAGAAATAATGGTGCCGTGCTTTTTAGCCGCGATCATAGCTTCTTCAACAACGTCTGCAGTGGTGGCAGACAGTGCAGCGAAGATACCGCCGGTATGCAACCAACGAACGCCCTTGTTACCGAACAGGTCTTCCCAATCGATGTCGCCTTTCTTCAACTGCGAAACAGCCGTGTGACCACGGTCAGAACAACCTACCGCACCACGAATACCGAAGCCGCGCTCGGTGAAGTTCATGCCGTTACGACAAGCCTGACCCAAGCCATCGTACTCAGCCCACTTGATCATTGGCTCCAAGCCACCCTGAAGAATCAAGTCTTCTACTAAACGACCTACGGGGTTATCTGCCAGTGCCGTTACAATCGCAGTGCGCTTGCCAAAGCAACGACGCAGACCGCGAGCAACGTTGTACTCACCGCCTCCTTCCCATGCACGGAATTGACGAGTGGTGTGGATACGGCCTTCACCTGGATCCAAACGCAACATTACTTCACCCAGTGATACTAGGTCGTATTGGCAGCTTTCTGCCGATTTAATATCTAAAACAGACATAACTGTTCCTCGTATATTTGTTAGTCAAAAAAGGTTTAAAGACTGTTTGCCAGCGCAACAGCTTCTTTTGTTAGGGTGCTGATCTCGCCAAACTTTTTATCGTTAATAAGATCAGATTTAACCATCCAGCTTCCGCCACAGGCGAGAACTTTAGGGAAGGCCAAGTACTCAAGAAGATTCTTGGCGCTGATGCCACCGGTAGGCATAAATTTCATGGTGTGGTACGGGCCTGCCAGCGCTTTAATGGTGTTTAAGCCACCGTAAGCTTCTGCTGGGAAGAACTTCACAACTTCCAAGCCGTAGTTCAAAGCGATTTCTATGTCAGAAGGCGTAGCGATTCCGGGGGTAATCAGAATGCCGTTCTTTGTACAGTAATCAACCACTTTTTCGTTAATGCCAGGAGACACCAAAGAGCTACAGCCTGCATCAACAGCAGCTTTAACTTGGTCGATACTACAAACCGTGCCCGCGATAACCTGGATATTGCCCAGCTTGGCCATGGCTTTCATTGAATCCAAGCCAGCAGCAGTACGGAAAGTAACTTCAGCGCAAGGCAAGCCGCCTTCGATCAGCGCTTCCGCCAAGGGAACTGCATCGGCAGCATCGTTAATGGCAACAACTGGGATAACTTTGAGTTGTCCAATTTTTTCTAGTTCAGCATGCATTGTTTTTTCTCCGTACAAACATGTTTCACATTTCATTAATAATGAATGGCTTATTTTTTTTACTTACAGTTTTACTCAAGGAACATGGCTACTTCGTCAAAGTGCGCGTGCATTGCTGCCGTTGCACCCTCAACATCACGCTCGATCAACGTTTCAACCAGGCGTTCATGGAACCCCTGAACCCCCTCCATTTGAGCGGGTGTCAGGCGCTTGTGTAAGCCCTTCCGAATAGACTCTCGAATGGCTCCACGCAGCGATTCCAGCAAGTGAACCATCATCGTGTTATGGGTAGCATGGGCAATGAGTAGATGAAACTTCACATCAAGATCGGCAAAGGCCTCAGCATCGTGCAGGTTTTCGCGCATCTCGCGAACAACACCGCTGAGACTCTGCAACTCCTCATTGGTACCGCGCTGAATGGCGAGACTCACGCCCTGAAGCTCCAACGCAACGCGAATTTCAGCAAACTCCCACGCTGCCCGGTTGTCTACCTGCATGACACGTTGAAAGTAGTTTAGTAGAGGCTCAGACGTTACAGGCTTTATTTTTGCCCGTTTGCCATTAGCCACCTCGATAATGCCCTGAGCCTCCAAACTTTTTAGAGACTCGCGAATAACGGCTCGGCTAGCGCCGAATCTTTCCGACAATTCGGCAATTGATGGCAAGCTATCGCCGTCAACCAAGTCATTTTCGTCTATATATTTCATTAGCTGCTCGTTTGCCTGGTCAACCAGGGTGAGCGACTTCAATCGAGTCAGCATGGTACTTACTTTCGTAGGTTAGATTTTGAATATTGCCCCAACCGATTGAATTACTGGTCGGCAGGTTATTATAATGCTCGCTATCAACCTATCTGATAGCCTGACCAATATACGACCAAAGCTGTACACTGTCAAGCCAATTTGGCGGCTGACAGAGAGCCTACACTACACTTAATACGGGGCAAAGCTCCCCCAAAACACTATACTTTTCAATAATTTAGATTCGACTGACCTTCAGCCGATGAACTGATTCAAGACAAAGGTGATTGAATGGCACGCATAGCAGCAATTGGCGAAGTAATGGTGGAACTCGCACCCCACCCCAGTACAGACGCCAGCGACAAAGACATCATGGCGCTAGGCTTCGCTGGCGATACTTTTAACACGGCCATTTACATGGCTCGAACCGGCATTCAAACGGAGTATGTCACCCTTCTGGGTGACGACCCCTACAGCGAAAAGATTTTCGACTTAGCCAAGGCTGAAAATGTCGGTACAAGCATGATGGAAACCATGGCAGGCCGCCTGCCAGGAATGTACGTGATTCGTAACTCACCGGATGGCGAGCGAGAGTTTTATTACTGGCGAAAGGAGGCGCGAGCACGTGAACTATTTGCTGCAAAAGCGCACACCGAAAACCTGATCAACCAGCTCAAAGAATGTGACTACGTGTACCTCAGCGGTATTACCCTAGCCATTATCAGCGACCATTCACGCTTAGTACTTTTACGCTTTATTAAAGAATACCGGGCTCAGGGCGGAACATTCTGTTTCGATATAAATTACCGCCCTCGACTCTGGGATAACGACCAAACCATGGCGCAATATGTGATGGCTGAGTTTATGGAGCATACAGATATAGCACTCCTCACTCTGGATGACGAAGCAATGCTGTGGGGTGATGGCTCCATTGATGCAACAATTGAGCGCTATAAAAACAACGGAATTAAAGAGCTGGTATTAAAACGCGGTGCGGAAGAGGTGGTTGCGTATGTGAACGGTGAAAAACTGCGCGTGCCCGTCTCCAAGGTTGATGGCGTTGTTGACACAACCGGCGCAGGGGACTCGTTTAACGCTGGCTATTTATCGGCGCGGGCGCAAGGGTTTTCCTATGAAGATGCCGCACGCCATGGAATTCATGTGGCATCGATTGTTATTCGTAACCGTGGCGCTATTGTCAAGAAAGCGAGCTTTAACGGTATGTATAATGGGCTGAATTAGTCACCCTACCCCAGCATACAAAAAGCCTCGGCGTTAAAGCCGAGGCTTTTTTGAAGCCGGTAACCTTAAATCACATCCCCTTGGAATCATCCTGCCAATGCGATTATCGACTAACCATAGCTGAGCAGAAACCACTGTGAATTAGCGCCAACGTTTTTGTAGCGATCAAGCGCACCTAAAAAGGAGCATTTAAAAAAAGTAACGATCACACGGACTCAAAGAACCTAAAACAAACGAAGGTCACCAATTACTGGCTCACCAACACCTCTACACTTTTTGATACTGCAGTACCGTCTCTAAACTCGCCATTCCCGCCGGCACATCCACGTGGTAACCCAAATCATTAAAAGTGGAACCAAATGCGTGAATGGTACGAAACAAGTTATGTACTCGGCATTGCTCTCCCATCTGCCCTATTCGAACAATTGGCGGCCCAAAAGAGCCCGCAATTTCAACCAGATAATTTTTTGATATGTGGCTGCAAATGGCTTTCCCGTCTAACCCGCTGGGCACACGTATACCCACTACCGAATTTAGCCGCGCTCGCTTTGGCACGTACAATTCCAAGCCCAACGTTTCGATTGACCTCTGCAAACCTTCCGAACATTTTTCGTGCCGCTCAAAACGCTTTTCTAATGTTTCATTGCACACCAAGCGCATCGCTTCGTGGAGTGCAAGCAAGCCCGATACAGGTGCGGTGTAATGGTAAGACCCTCCATGCCAAAATTTTGTAGCCAAACGGGCATCTAAGGTCCATTGCGGTAATAGGCCTTCACGCTGATCAACTCTCGTCCACGCCTTCTCCGAGAAGGCAACCAACGAAACACCGGGGATAGAACTCAAACCTTTTTGGCCACCGGTTATAACGGCATCAATATACCAATCGTCCATATTTAACGGTAATGTCGATAACGTACAAACCGCATCGACCACAAGGCATGCACCAAACTCTTTCGCAAGCTCACCAATTTCCTTTAGCTGATGATTAAGGGTGGTGTTTGAAGTTTCCCCCTGCACAACGGTAATCACTTCCGGCTGCATTTGTTCGAGCAGGTTACGCACCTGTGACGGATCTACACTTTCGCTTTCAGGCACCGTTAGCTTTTCAACCACGCCCCCTGAACGCACCGCCATTTCAGCAAGGCGGCTGGAGAAAAACCCGTTACAAATACTCAGCACACGAGTGCCCTTCCACACCAAATTGGCCACGGCCATTTCCATTGCCGCTGAGCCAGGCCCGGCGACACCGACTATCCAGGGGGACTCTGTTTGAAATATATAACCGGCCATGCTCTTCACCTGGCCAATAATTTCAGTCATGGTTTCCCCTAAATGGTTAATCACTATGCCATTCGCCTGAGCGACAGCTTCAGGGATAGGAACAGGACCTGCGCCCATCATTAACAATGGCTCTTCAGGAAGAATGCGATCGAGGGTTTTAACCTGGGGACGGGAAATTTTCATAGGATATTGCGGCGAATAAAAAAGACGCATAATAGCACGGAAAGGTGTGTACAGCGTTCGACCTTAACAAGGGCGGCGTGCACACACTGGAACATTAACGTTTAAAGCTTTGCAGCCATGCTGAGATATTCTCGTCTGGCACCGTCAACGGACGACGAACCTCCGGGTATTTGGGATATCCCCCCACATCACTCTGACTATCGATAATACGACTGCTACGTGACTTATAGCTATCGATAATTCGTTGATCAACCTCATCCCTGTCCCAGGGCCTTGCACCGGCATTGGCGAGCACACTTTTTTCAACGCGGTTAACATTCATCGCCTTCAAACCTTCCGGCCAAACGGGCGGTGCTTCAAGTAACTTCACTGCACTACCCCTGTGAGGCATGGGCTTCTGTTGCAAATTAAATACTTTATTATCGCGCAAATACACATCACCACTACCGTAGACCAAAGCCAAATCAGAGTAGGTGTCGCGACCATAACGCAGCACATTGCCAACTACGGCTATTTTGGGGTTTCCAGGCTGCAGGCTCGAGCGCTCCCACTCATCAATTATATAGTCAACATACACCGCGTGATTGCCAACGTTGTACATTAAATTATTCACCACTACGCCAGTAGCATGGGATTTAAAGTAGGGGTTTCTGCGGTCATTGCTAATGAACAAATTTCCGAGCACAGCAACGTTTTTTACGTAGTCATGCACCAAAAGCCCTTTGGAATGCCGACCCTTTTCATGGGAGGCATAGTCCAATGCTTCGGCAACAATGCAATTAGAAAAAGTTACGTCAGATGCTGAATACCCCCAGCCTTTGGTTCGCTGCCCAGTCGCCGAAAAATTTTCGTCTACCGCCCAGCTGACCGACACGTGGTCTATATGGACGCGCTTTGCATTCCCGCGCGAAACTGCAATTCCATCGGTATCCCAACCGGAGAGGGGCGACTCAAAATTATCACCTGGGCGCACACGAATATGCTCAATACGTATATCGTGAGCGCGAACCAATAATCCGCCACGAATAATGGTAATACCGGGCGAGGGTGCGGTTTGACCTGCGAGGGTTAAATGAGGCTGAGAAATTTTAAGCTTTTCCCCCTTCAAATCGATAACACCGCCGACCTCAAACACGACAACTCTAGGCCCCGATTGCTGCAACGCCCAAGCAAGCGAGCCCGCCCCCTTAGGCGCTAAGTTGGTTACCTTGAGAACCCGGCCTCCCAAACCACCAACGGTATCCAAGCCAAAACCCTTAGCTTGCTCTAGACTCAACGCAGATACAGGGCCGGCCTTCTGCCCATAAAGCGAAAGGCTGAAGCTAATAAGAAAGAAAAAAGAGACGTATCGCAAAAAAACACCACTCTAATACCCGACACAAAAAGCTCCTGTGCGTTTTACGGAGCGCCTACAACATTGGTTTGCCGCGTTTACATAACTGAATAGAAAAGCCCCACGGGTCTTTAAGCATTTTAAGGTGAGTGCCATCGGCAAGCTGTAAATCATCCACTTCCTGGCAACCCGCGCCAATCAAACGCTCAGCATCGACAACTGGGTCATGGCTAACAAAGGCCAAATGCAACTGTAACGGATTCATATTAGCGTATTCTGGTACCTCTTCAGGTGGATTGCAGTAAATCTCAATCATTACCTGCCCAGTCTCATCGGCCAGAAAGTGCGTATTAGGCGCTTGGTCAAACTTGTGCTTAACCGTAAAACCAAGGTTCTTGCAGTACCAAGCTGCTATTTCGACAGGCTCAGTCACATTAAAAGCAAAATGTTCAATCTTCATTGTTAACCTCTATTCAGTATAGTAATTGGCTGATGATTTGATACCGACGTATCCTGCGCAGATTCAAGTAAAGCGCAATATACTCGAAAGCAGCCAGAGAAACCCCGCAGCTTACCCCACGCATGAAGCGGCTTGACCTGCGTCAAGCAGGTTGGTAATCGCTACCGGGCCGCCCCCTAGCTGGAAAACGTGGATATACTGCTGTAGCAGCCGTTCAGCGCCAATTTAGATACCCCAAACCGACAAGAAAGGAGTCCTATTACGCTGGCTACCAAACGAACGCCTATGGCTAGCTGGCTATTGAAAAACCAACCCCAAAATGTAATTATGCGTTGACAATTGGTATTACCAATCACAAATTTGGATATGCCAATTCATGGTATATCCTTTTTGAAGAAAATGGCACTTACTGTAACGTCTATTGGCTGAGCTTCTAAGAGGCTAACACCTCTCATAACTCACTCTCTTGCCACAGTAATGGACCAGCTAACAATAACCCTTTAACAAGACAGACTATTACAATGACTAAAGAAAAACCAAAGGTCGGGAACTACCGATTCAGAATATTAGCATTGCTGATGTTTGCGACCACGATCAACTATTTTGACCGAAGCATCATCGGCGTCTTGGCTCCAACCCTTGAGAAAATGTTCGACTGGAGTAATAACGATTACGCCAACATCATGATCTCTTTTAAGGTTGCATACGCAATTGGTATGTTGAGCATGGGTAGCCTTATTGACAAGCTGGGCACCAAGAAAGGCTACACCCTTTCAATCGGTATCTGGAGTGTTTTCGGCATGGCGCACGCCCTGGTTCAACCAGGCTTTAGTGTTATTGGTTTTGCGGTTGCCCGATTCGGCCTCGGCTTTGGTGAAGCAGGTAACTTCCCTGCTGCCGTTAAAACCGTTGGTGAATGGTACCCGAAAAAAGACCGTGCTTTCGCCACCGGCCTGTTTAACGCAGCCACCAGTATCGGCGCCATCGCGGCCCCGTTTGTTATCACCTGGATTGTTGCTGAAGATGGTACTAACTGGCAGATTCCCTTCCTGATTACCGGTGCTCTAAGTAGCTTATGGGTATTCCTCTGGTTGCGCACCTACAAAAAGCCACACGAGCACCCTAAAGTTTCACCTGAAGAACTGGCCTACATTAATAGTGACTCCGAAGCGGAAGGCGACGACTCAGAAGAAAGCCTGCCATGGCTAAAAGTTGCTCAAACTCGTGAAGCTTGGGCATTCGGTGTTGCCAAAATGACAGACGCCGTATGGTGGTTCTACCTGTTCTGGGGTGCAAAGTTCCTTGCCGACGCACACGGAGTAGACATCAAGAGTATCGCCCTGCCTTTCTTCGTTATCTACGCACTTGCAGATGGCGGTAGTATCTTTGGTGGCTATTTGTCAGGCTTCTTTATGCGCCGCGGCTGGACAGTAAACAAGGCACGTAAAATGACGCTGCTTTTCTGCGCCTTAGCCATTTTACCCGTTTGTTATGTCGCCATCACCGAGAGTAAGTGGGTTGCCATCCTCCTTATTGGCCTCGGGGCAGCAGGCCACCAAGCTTGGTCAGCAAACATATTCACCTTGGTATCCGATGTAATGCCAAAGAAAGCCACAGCATCTGTGGTAGGTATTGGCGGTATGGTAGGTGCAGTGGCCGGTATGATCGGCGATAAAATCCTGGGTAAGACACTCGACGCAGCCGGTAACGATGGTTATTTCTGGGCTTTCCTAATAGCGGGCTCTTGCTACCTGGTTATTCTCGGCA
The Teredinibacter franksiae DNA segment above includes these coding regions:
- a CDS encoding sugar kinase, producing the protein MSVLDIKSAESCQYDLVSLGEVMLRLDPGEGRIHTTRQFRAWEGGGEYNVARGLRRCFGKRTAIVTALADNPVGRLVEDLILQGGLEPMIKWAEYDGLGQACRNGMNFTERGFGIRGAVGCSDRGHTAVSQLKKGDIDWEDLFGNKGVRWLHTGGIFAALSATTADVVEEAMIAAKKHGTIISYDLNYRPSLWKSIGGEKKAQEVNRRLAQYVDVMIGNEEDFTACLGFHVEGVDDNLTNLEIDKFKSMIDKATSEFPNFKVTATTLRGVKTATVNDWGAISWAGGEFFEAQHRPNLEIMDRVGGGDSFASGLIYGWMEFGDADKAVNYGAAHGALAMTTAGDTTTASLKEVEKIVGGGGARVDR
- a CDS encoding mannitol dehydrogenase family protein, translating into MTRLNQYTLDSVPADVQKPGYDFLQVKPGIIHIGIGAFHRAHQAVFTDRVLEQFGGDWGIIGGDLRSGRVRDQLDPQNGLYSVVVRDNDEKHIQIVGSVVSECVGPEYPAHVVEMLADDKIKIISMTVTEKGYCHDPATGCLNVRHPHIQHDLKNIDSPKSTPGYIVAALKKRMENGVKSPTLLSCDNLPNNGKVLEKVILHFAGLHDKNLEAWIKANTTFPCTMVDRIVPATTEEDLNALEEHLGMRDEGMVTTEPFIQWVIEDNFCNGRPLWEKVGALMVEDVEVFEHMKLRLLNGSHSLLAYLGYLAGCETVSDVMAEPAFVKLCEIFMDREAGQTIAPPADFDIAEYKRQLRDRFANRGLKHRTWQIAMDGSQKVPQRWLDTLRDQLRGDGNIDVICLGVAAWIRYVSGVDEQGAAIDVRDPLASKLRKLCEANIGNPAALVKSIVGIPQVFGQDLPGNTIFIKGVTHWLERLCELGALATVRKYFR
- a CDS encoding sugar kinase, coding for MARIAAIGEVMVELAPHPSTDASDKDIMALGFAGDTFNTAIYMARTGIQTEYVTLLGDDPYSEKIFDLAKAENVGTSMMETMAGRLPGMYVIRNSPDGEREFYYWRKEARARELFAAKAHTENLINQLKECDYVYLSGITLAIISDHSRLVLLRFIKEYRAQGGTFCFDINYRPRLWDNDQTMAQYVMAEFMEHTDIALLTLDDEAMLWGDGSIDATIERYKNNGIKELVLKRGAEEVVAYVNGEKLRVPVSKVDGVVDTTGAGDSFNAGYLSARAQGFSYEDAARHGIHVASIVIRNRGAIVKKASFNGMYNGLN
- a CDS encoding FadR/GntR family transcriptional regulator, giving the protein MLTRLKSLTLVDQANEQLMKYIDENDLVDGDSLPSIAELSERFGASRAVIRESLKSLEAQGIIEVANGKRAKIKPVTSEPLLNYFQRVMQVDNRAAWEFAEIRVALELQGVSLAIQRGTNEELQSLSGVVREMRENLHDAEAFADLDVKFHLLIAHATHNTMMVHLLESLRGAIRESIRKGLHKRLTPAQMEGVQGFHERLVETLIERDVEGATAAMHAHFDEVAMFLE
- the eda gene encoding bifunctional 4-hydroxy-2-oxoglutarate aldolase/2-dehydro-3-deoxy-phosphogluconate aldolase, encoding MHAELEKIGQLKVIPVVAINDAADAVPLAEALIEGGLPCAEVTFRTAAGLDSMKAMAKLGNIQVIAGTVCSIDQVKAAVDAGCSSLVSPGINEKVVDYCTKNGILITPGIATPSDIEIALNYGLEVVKFFPAEAYGGLNTIKALAGPYHTMKFMPTGGISAKNLLEYLAFPKVLACGGSWMVKSDLINDKKFGEISTLTKEAVALANSL
- a CDS encoding pyridoxal-phosphate-dependent aminotransferase family protein codes for the protein MKISRPQVKTLDRILPEEPLLMMGAGPVPIPEAVAQANGIVINHLGETMTEIIGQVKSMAGYIFQTESPWIVGVAGPGSAAMEMAVANLVWKGTRVLSICNGFFSSRLAEMAVRSGGVVEKLTVPESESVDPSQVRNLLEQMQPEVITVVQGETSNTTLNHQLKEIGELAKEFGACLVVDAVCTLSTLPLNMDDWYIDAVITGGQKGLSSIPGVSLVAFSEKAWTRVDQREGLLPQWTLDARLATKFWHGGSYHYTAPVSGLLALHEAMRLVCNETLEKRFERHEKCSEGLQRSIETLGLELYVPKRARLNSVVGIRVPSGLDGKAICSHISKNYLVEIAGSFGPPIVRIGQMGEQCRVHNLFRTIHAFGSTFNDLGYHVDVPAGMASLETVLQYQKV
- the uxaC gene encoding glucuronate isomerase, translating into MSFIHDDFLLDTPQAKTLYHDYAADMPIIDYHCHLPPAQVGENTQFSNLYAIWLAGDHYKWRAMRSNGVSEHYCTGGASDWEKFQKWSETVPHTLRNPLYHWTHLELRKPFGITDRLLNGSNAKQTWDECNEMLAQPEFSARGIMQKANVKLVCTTDDPIDDLAHHKSVAADASFNTAMLPTWRPDRAMAVEDAAEYNNYIDRLGEVADVTISSFDDLITALRVRHDYFQEAGCRLSDHGLETVFAEDYTEAEIKAIFTKVRGGNELSQDEIKQFQSCMLVEFALLDHEKGWVQQFHIGAIRNNNPRLFRSLGPDTGFDSIGDHCYAKSLSKFLGRLDDENKLAKTILYNLNPRDNEVIGTMIGNFQDGSAAGKIQFGSGWWFLDQMEGMTRQIEALSQLGLLSRFVGMLTDSRSFLSYSRHEYFRRLLCRILGRDMVNGFVPDDTAMVGAMVKDISFNNANEYFPFEVPK